From the Meriones unguiculatus strain TT.TT164.6M chromosome 12, Bangor_MerUng_6.1, whole genome shotgun sequence genome, one window contains:
- the Nsd2 gene encoding histone-lysine N-methyltransferase NSD2 isoform X3, with product MEFSIRKSPLSVQKVVKCMKMKQAPEILGSANGKTQNCEVNHECSVFISKAQLSNSLQEGVMQKFNGHDALPFLPAEKLKDLTSRVFNGEPGAHDAKLCFESQEVKGIGTPPNTTPIKNGSPEIKLKITKTYMNGKPLFESSICGDSAADVSQSEENGQKLDNKTRRNRKRSIKYDSLLEQGLVEAALVSKIASPAEKKIPVKKESCPNPGRDRDLLLKYNVGDLVWSKVSGYPWWPCMVSADPLLHSHTKLKGQKKSARQYHVQFFGDAPERAWIFEKSLVAFEGEEQFEKLCQESAKQAPTKAEKIKLLKPISGRLRAQWEMGIVQAEEAASMSVEERKAKFTFLYVGDQLHLNPQVAKEAGIATEPLGEMVDSSGPSEEAADPGSVREEDIPMKRRRRAKRCSSAENQEGDPGTEKTTLPKMAEAEPKRGVGSPPGRKKSTASAPRSRKGDSASQFLVFCQKHRDEVVAEHPDASGEEIEELLGSQWNMLNEKQKARYNTKFSLMTSVQAEEDSGNINGKKRNHTKRTDGPPEDVDVEDAPRKRLRTDKHSLRKRETITDKTARTSSYKAIEAASSLKSQAATKNLSDACKPLKKRNRASATASSALGFSKSSSPSASLTENELLWEPTSVKLDLNSAALYCT from the exons ATGGAATTTAGCATCAGAAAAAGTCCTCTTTCTGTTCAAAAAGTTGTAAAGTGCATGAAGATGAAGCAGGCACCAGAAATCCTTGGCAGTGCAAATGGAAAGACTCAGAACTGTGAAGTGAATCACGAATGTTCTGTATTCATCAGCAAAGCTCAACTTTCTAACAGCCTACAGGAAGGGGTCATGCAGAAATTTAATGGCCATGATGCACTCCCCTTTCTTCCAGCAGAGAAGTTGAAAGATCTTACTTCCCGTGTGTTTAACGGAGAACCTGGTGCTCATGATGCTAAATTGTGTTTTGAGTCCCAGGAAGTGAAAGGAATTGGGACACCACCCAATACAACCCCTATCAAAAATGGCTCTCCAGAAATTAAACTGAAAATCACCAAAACATACATGAATGGGAAACCGCTTTTTGAATCTTCAATTTGTGGTGACAGTGCTGCTGATGTGTCTCAGTCAGAAGAAAATGGACAAAAATTGGATAATAAGACTaggaggaacaggaagaggagCATAAAATATGACTCTTTACTGGAGCAGGGCCTTGTGGAAGCAGCTTTAGTGTCCAAGATCGCAAGTCCTGCAGAAAAAAAG ATTCCAGTTAAAAAGGAGTCCTGTCCAAATCCTGGCCGAGACAGAGACCTCTTACTGAAATACAACGTTGGTGACTTGGTATGGTCCAAAGTGTCGGGTTACCCTTGGTGGCCTTGCATGGTTTCTGCTGATCCACTTCTTCACAGCCATACCAAACTTAAAG gtcAGAAAAAAAGTGCACGGCAGTATCATGTACAATTCTTTGGTGATGCCCCAGAAAGGGCTTGGATATTTGAGAAGAGTCTTGTTGCTTTTGAAGGAGAAGAACAATTTGAAAAATTATGCCAAGAAAGTGCCAAGCAGGCACCCACGAAAGCTGAGAAAATCAAG ttgttaaaACCTATTTCAGGGAGATTGAGAGCCCAGTGGGAAATGGGCATTGTCCAAGCCGAGGAAGCTGCTAGCATGTCAGTAGAGGAGCGGAAAGCCAAATTTACCTTCCTCTATGTGGGGGACCAGCTACACCTTAACCCTCAAGTGGCTAAGGAGGCTGGCATTGCTACAGAGCCTTTGGGAGAAATGGTGGACTCTTCAGGGCCCAGTGAAGAAGCTGCAGACCCTGGGTCTGTGAGAGAAGAGGATATTCCCATGAAGAGAAGGCGAAGAGCCAAAAGATGTAGTTCTGCAGAGAACCAAGAGGGTGACCCTGGCACGGAAAAGACTACTCTTCCAAAGATGGCAGAGGCTGAACCTAAGAGAGGAGTGGGATCTCCTCCTGGAAGGAAGAAGTCCACAGCTTCTGCTCCACGGAGCAGGAAGGGAGACTCAGCATCCCAGTTTTTAGTCTTCTGTCAAAAACACAGGGATGAG GTTGTAGCTGAACACCCAGATGCCTCGGGGGAGGAGATAGAAGAATTGCTTGGGTCCCAGTGGAACATGCTTAATGAGAAGCAGAAAGCACGATATAATACGAAGTTTTCCCTAATGACCTCTGTCCAGGCTGAAGAAGACTCTG GTAatataaatgggaaaaaaagaaatcacacaaaGAGAACAGATGGTCCTCCAGAGGATGTCGATGTTGAAGATGCACCCCGGAAAAGACTTAGGACAGATAAGCACAGTCTTCGGAAG agaGAGACAATCACCGACAAAACGGCCCGAACAAGCTCTTACAAGGCCATAGAGGCAGCCTCCTCGCTCAAGAGCCAGGCAG CAACGAAAAATCTGTCTGATGCTTGCAAACCACTGAAGAAGCGAAATCGGGCTTCTGCAACAGCATCTTCAGCACTTGGGTTTAGCAAAAGTTCATCTCCTTCTGCATCCTTAACTGAGAATGAG